The region ACAGAGCTCCCATAAACCAGGTGCATACCGCATCAACAACCCCAAGATAAAAAGATGTAAGTATAACAACAACTATAACAGTTAGAGTAGCATACATTACCTGCTTTTTTGAGGGCC is a window of Synergistota bacterium DNA encoding:
- the secE gene encoding preprotein translocase subunit SecE, translated to MDRFISFLREAWAELKKVTWPSKKQVMYATLTVIVVVILTSFYLGVVDAVCTWFMGALLR